A DNA window from bacterium contains the following coding sequences:
- a CDS encoding SRPBCC domain-containing protein, which produces MSTALEKMQVEVKDRELVFTRMFDAPRQMVWDAFTKVEHLVNWWGPHNFTNKDCTVDLRVGGRMEITMVGMGGEYPCLFIFEEIVPIEKIVWLDKVVEGDFWGPAGPPPNTLMTLLLEDHGSRTKMISISKFDDNAGRDKILAMQAAEGWAQSFERLDALLAAV; this is translated from the coding sequence ATGAGTACGGCATTGGAGAAGATGCAGGTCGAGGTCAAAGACCGCGAGCTTGTCTTTACGCGCATGTTTGATGCGCCACGCCAGATGGTGTGGGATGCCTTCACGAAAGTGGAGCACCTGGTAAACTGGTGGGGCCCGCATAATTTCACGAATAAAGACTGCACGGTGGATTTGCGTGTTGGCGGCAGAATGGAAATCACCATGGTCGGCATGGGCGGCGAATATCCCTGCCTTTTCATTTTCGAGGAGATTGTTCCGATTGAAAAGATCGTTTGGCTCGACAAAGTTGTTGAAGGCGACTTCTGGGGCCCCGCTGGACCTCCGCCGAACACGCTCATGACTTTGCTGCTTGAAGATCATGGATCAAGAACGAAGATGATCTCAATTTCGAAATTCGACGATAACGCGGGCCGCGACAAAATTCTCGCAATGCAGGCCGCCGAAGGCTGGGCTCAGAGCTTCGAACGTTTGGACGCGCTGCTCGCGGCCGTTTAG
- a CDS encoding DUF1801 domain-containing protein — MKADVDKYLAALPPEQRAVLAKLRATILSVAKDAEEKISYGMPTVCYHGNLVHYAAFKNHMSLFGASAFVTQELKEKLANFKTSKGTIQFTVEKPLPVTLVKAIVKSRIKENEALEAERKLKKRGAAK, encoded by the coding sequence ATGAAGGCCGACGTAGACAAATATCTCGCCGCACTGCCCCCGGAGCAACGCGCTGTCCTGGCAAAGCTGCGTGCGACGATCCTCTCTGTTGCCAAGGACGCCGAAGAGAAAATATCTTACGGCATGCCCACTGTCTGCTACCACGGCAACCTCGTGCACTATGCGGCGTTTAAGAATCACATGAGTCTCTTCGGCGCCAGCGCTTTCGTGACGCAAGAGCTGAAAGAAAAGCTGGCGAACTTCAAGACTTCCAAAGGCACCATTCAATTCACGGTCGAGAAGCCCCTGCCGGTGACGCTTGTCAAGGCAATTGTTAAGTCACGCATAAAAGAGAACGAAGCGCTGGAAGCAGAGCGCAAACTGAAGAAAAGGGGAGCAGCGAAATGA
- a CDS encoding SRPBCC family protein, translating into MKKLELSFPSDTEIRFVRYFDAPRDLVWRGWTEAAHLEQWMTGPDGWTMEVVKNELRPGGAWEYVWRRSNGTEMRMHGVHQEVVAPEKLVSTENWGDPWPESINHLLLTEEQGRTRMTLTISYISKQARDNAAQTGMADGMEPSFARLDELLIRA; encoded by the coding sequence ATGAAGAAACTCGAATTGAGTTTCCCCTCGGATACAGAAATCCGTTTTGTGCGCTATTTCGATGCGCCGCGCGACCTGGTGTGGAGAGGTTGGACCGAGGCTGCGCACCTCGAGCAGTGGATGACCGGTCCCGACGGTTGGACCATGGAAGTAGTCAAGAACGAGCTGCGGCCGGGCGGCGCGTGGGAATATGTCTGGCGGCGTTCCAACGGCACCGAAATGCGCATGCACGGGGTTCACCAGGAAGTCGTCGCTCCTGAAAAACTTGTGTCCACGGAGAATTGGGGCGATCCTTGGCCCGAGTCGATCAACCATCTTCTGCTCACCGAAGAGCAGGGTCGCACGCGGATGACGCTGACCATCAGCTACATCAGCAAGCAGGCCCGCGACAACGCCGCGCAGACCGGCATGGCCGATGGTATGGAACCGAGCTTTGCCCGCCTCGACGAATTGCTGATTCGTGCATGA
- a CDS encoding winged helix-turn-helix transcriptional regulator: MQDRLSKTFSALSDPTRRAILARLSAGETSVSELAKPFQMTAPAVTRHLKVLERAGLISRTRHAQWRPARLEALPLKEALDWIEQYRQQWEERFDRLDQYLQMLQAKGEQE, from the coding sequence ATGCAAGATCGTCTAAGTAAAACATTTTCAGCACTCTCCGATCCTACTCGCCGAGCGATTCTGGCTCGCCTGTCCGCTGGTGAGACCTCTGTCAGCGAGCTTGCCAAGCCCTTTCAGATGACCGCGCCGGCCGTCACCCGCCACCTTAAGGTGCTGGAAAGGGCCGGGCTCATCTCGCGCACACGGCACGCCCAGTGGCGGCCCGCCAGACTCGAGGCGTTGCCCTTGAAAGAGGCCTTGGACTGGATCGAGCAATACCGCCAGCAATGGGAAGAACGCTTCGACCGTTTAGATCAGTATCTGCAAATGCTGCAGGCTAAAGGAGAACAGGAATGA
- a CDS encoding methyltransferase domain-containing protein yields the protein MAIQFPRPDAGSVRPGFRREIWSQPDGHSTAELYDEMFRRRAQDYPEALTLDFWTNHPVTEAVRRRGVTGQRLLDCGCGTGEISIHLARAGAQVTAYDLSPVALAVARRHLAQEPASVRAALYFVEGREGPLPFESHSFDTILLSHVLEHVAHPGPLLKDLARLLCPGGSLLIFTPRERFYDDPTHVHHFTRDALAELLNNYFEHVTATGIDDDRQLFAVCSNSTARDYPRMICQMRIKNEERWLNDVLDQIALVADGVVILDDGSTDNTPALCAAHPAVIEYAYQAGASLDEARDKNLLLQMAMRHRPDWLLCMDGDELLEDGAAPRIYDAIRHCPAHVSTLDVQFLYMWDDLDHYRSDGIYGRIFHHRLFTLTAQAVERLAFKSSRHGGNLHCESVPANLFGESREIDIRIKHLGYMHRSDRLRKYEWYCQKDPAHAAQGYYEHLLDQPGMIIEKWRERPECRSLPGPQTTTTRRQIMAIWA from the coding sequence ATGGCTATTCAATTCCCTCGCCCGGATGCCGGGTCGGTTCGGCCCGGTTTCCGGCGCGAGATTTGGTCGCAGCCCGACGGCCATAGCACCGCCGAGCTTTATGACGAGATGTTCCGTCGCCGCGCCCAGGACTATCCTGAAGCGCTGACCCTCGATTTTTGGACCAATCATCCCGTCACCGAGGCGGTACGCCGCCGTGGAGTGACTGGTCAGCGCCTGCTCGATTGCGGCTGCGGCACCGGTGAGATCAGCATTCACCTCGCGCGTGCTGGCGCCCAAGTCACGGCCTACGACCTCTCGCCTGTCGCCTTAGCGGTCGCACGGCGGCATTTGGCGCAAGAACCTGCGTCTGTCCGCGCGGCATTGTATTTCGTCGAGGGCCGTGAGGGGCCGTTGCCATTCGAGTCACACTCCTTCGATACAATCCTCCTGTCGCATGTGCTCGAACATGTCGCGCATCCGGGGCCGTTGCTCAAGGACTTGGCGCGGCTGCTCTGTCCCGGCGGATCGCTCCTCATCTTTACGCCGCGCGAGCGGTTCTACGATGACCCCACTCATGTTCATCACTTCACCCGCGATGCACTTGCCGAGCTTCTGAACAACTACTTCGAACACGTGACTGCAACCGGAATTGACGATGACAGGCAGTTGTTCGCAGTCTGCTCCAATTCTACAGCGCGCGACTATCCCCGCATGATCTGCCAAATGCGCATCAAGAACGAAGAGCGCTGGCTAAACGACGTGCTCGACCAAATTGCGCTGGTCGCGGACGGCGTCGTTATTCTCGACGACGGTTCTACCGACAACACGCCCGCGCTTTGCGCGGCGCATCCGGCCGTAATCGAGTACGCCTATCAGGCCGGCGCCTCGCTCGATGAAGCCCGCGACAAGAACCTCCTACTGCAAATGGCCATGCGGCACAGGCCCGATTGGCTATTGTGCATGGATGGTGATGAACTCCTCGAAGACGGCGCTGCACCGCGTATTTACGATGCCATTCGTCACTGTCCGGCTCACGTTTCGACGCTCGACGTGCAGTTCCTCTACATGTGGGACGACCTTGATCACTATCGAAGCGACGGCATCTACGGCCGCATCTTTCACCATCGCCTGTTCACCTTGACGGCGCAGGCGGTGGAACGACTCGCCTTCAAATCGTCGCGGCATGGCGGCAATTTGCATTGCGAGAGCGTCCCGGCAAATCTGTTCGGCGAATCGAGGGAGATAGATATTCGCATTAAGCACCTCGGCTATATGCACCGTTCCGACCGACTCCGTAAATACGAATGGTACTGCCAGAAAGACCCCGCGCACGCTGCTCAAGGCTATTACGAACACCTACTCGATCAGCCCGGCATGATCATTGAAAAGTGGCGCGAACGGCCTGAATGCCGGTCTTTGCCCGGCCCGCAGACCACGACCACCCGGCGCCAGATTATGGCCATTTGGGCCTGA
- a CDS encoding nucleoside deaminase translates to MNSILESFGKPDHERWMGAALAEAKLAADKDEVPIGCVIVHHGIVIGRGHNLTESLQDPTAHAEMIAITAAAEALGSRRLLDCTLYVTLEPCAMCAGAIVLARIPYVVYGTSDPKTGACDTLYSLLSDPRLNHRAHLVRNVRQHECADLLSSFFSKKRDEKKLGYPES, encoded by the coding sequence ATGAATAGCATCCTAGAGTCCTTCGGGAAGCCGGATCACGAGCGGTGGATGGGTGCGGCGCTGGCAGAAGCCAAGCTGGCCGCTGACAAAGATGAAGTCCCCATCGGCTGTGTAATCGTGCATCACGGGATTGTGATCGGGCGGGGTCATAATCTCACGGAAAGTTTGCAGGACCCGACCGCACATGCGGAGATGATTGCCATAACGGCGGCGGCTGAAGCACTCGGCAGCCGCCGTTTATTGGATTGTACCCTCTACGTCACGCTCGAGCCCTGCGCTATGTGCGCCGGAGCAATCGTGCTGGCGCGTATTCCCTACGTCGTCTATGGCACGAGTGACCCCAAAACGGGCGCGTGCGATACCCTCTACAGTCTGCTCTCAGATCCGCGGTTAAACCACCGTGCGCACCTCGTCCGCAACGTGCGTCAGCACGAATGCGCCGACCTACTCTCCTCCTTTTTCAGTAAGAAGCGCGACGAAAAGAAGCTTGGCTACCCTGAGTCCTAA
- a CDS encoding tyrosine--tRNA ligase has translation MTLYEDFQWRGLIFDATGETADALKSPLTVYSGFDPTAKSLHVGSLVPLLQLRRCQEFGHAPIALAGGGTGMIGDPSGKSAERNLQTTDQIAENMAGMEKQLRHFLDFEAKGNPARLIDNGTWLNTVTMVEFLREIGKNFSVNVMMQKESVRRRLESEDGISYTEFTYSLMQAYDYLELYDRFGCTLQIGGSDQWGNITAGTDLIRRKRQGKAHAMVFPLLTTASGQKFGKTEAGNIWLDAELTSPYQFYQYWYNSDDRDVERYLKTFTFLSRDRIEELLAAKAAAPEKREAQTELAREVTRLVHGDAGVLSAERAAKVLFGGELDGLSANDVLGIFADVPSHALAKSEVSAGKNVVDLLVEAGLFKSKGEARRMIEAGGVYINNVRIADAAQIVNTNQAIDGELLVLRKGKKDYCVVRVG, from the coding sequence ATGACGCTATACGAAGACTTTCAATGGCGCGGGTTAATCTTTGACGCCACCGGTGAAACGGCCGATGCGCTGAAGTCGCCGCTGACGGTTTACTCGGGATTCGATCCGACGGCCAAGTCGCTGCACGTGGGGAGTCTGGTACCGCTTCTGCAACTGCGCCGCTGTCAGGAATTCGGGCATGCGCCGATTGCGTTGGCGGGCGGCGGCACGGGGATGATCGGTGATCCGTCGGGCAAATCGGCCGAGCGCAATTTGCAGACGACGGACCAGATCGCCGAGAACATGGCCGGGATGGAGAAACAGCTTCGGCACTTTCTTGACTTTGAGGCCAAAGGGAATCCGGCCCGGCTGATTGACAACGGCACATGGTTGAACACGGTGACAATGGTCGAGTTTCTGCGCGAGATCGGCAAGAACTTCTCCGTCAACGTGATGATGCAAAAGGAGTCGGTGCGGCGCAGGCTCGAAAGTGAAGACGGTATTTCGTACACCGAATTCACGTACAGTCTGATGCAGGCGTACGACTACCTGGAGCTTTACGACCGCTTCGGCTGTACGCTGCAAATCGGCGGCAGTGATCAATGGGGCAATATCACCGCGGGCACGGACCTGATACGCCGCAAACGGCAGGGCAAGGCGCACGCGATGGTCTTTCCGCTGCTCACGACGGCGAGCGGACAGAAGTTTGGCAAGACCGAAGCGGGGAACATCTGGCTTGATGCGGAGTTGACTTCGCCGTATCAATTCTACCAATATTGGTACAACAGCGACGACCGTGACGTCGAGCGCTATTTGAAAACGTTCACGTTCCTGTCGCGTGACCGCATCGAAGAGCTGCTCGCCGCGAAGGCCGCAGCGCCGGAGAAACGCGAAGCGCAGACGGAATTGGCGCGCGAAGTCACGCGGCTGGTGCATGGAGATGCCGGCGTGTTGAGCGCGGAGCGCGCGGCGAAGGTACTGTTTGGTGGTGAATTGGACGGACTGTCCGCAAACGACGTGCTGGGCATCTTCGCCGATGTGCCGTCGCATGCACTGGCGAAAAGTGAAGTGTCTGCGGGCAAGAACGTCGTGGATTTGCTGGTCGAGGCGGGGTTGTTCAAATCCAAAGGCGAAGCGCGGCGCATGATCGAAGCGGGCGGCGTGTATATCAACAACGTGCGTATTGCTGATGCGGCGCAAATCGTGAATACCAATCAAGCGATTGATGGCGAGTTGCTGGTGCTGCGCAAGGGGAAGAAGGACTATTGTGTGGTGAGGGTGGGGTAG